GCCCGGCTGCGGCTCGGCCATGTCCGGCATGACCACCACCTTCGAGGAGGTCGAGGGCGGCTACCGCATCCGGGGCCGCAAGCACTGGCAGGCGTTCAGCCTCAGCGCCCACTGGTGGCTGGTCAGCGCCAAGAACGACGAGCACGGCCGCGAGTACGGCTACTTCATCGTCAAGCGCAGCGAGGGCTTCCGCACGGTGCAGCCGTACGAGCCGCTCGGCCTCAAGGTGATCGACTACGGGCTCAACGAGATCGACGCGGTCGTCCCCCGGCACCGACGGATCCGCGCCGAGGGCGGCAACCTGCGCCCCATGGTGGAGATGCTCATGGCGTCACGGGCCCTGATGGCGGCGATGGGGGCCGGCTTCCTGCGCCGCATCAGCCGCGAGGCGCACGCGTACGCCGACCGCCGCATCATCGGTCGAGGGCCGATGTCCGGGATCCGCTTCGTGCGCTACCGCCTGGCGGCCATCGACACCTCGTACACCGTCTGCGCGGCGCTCAACCACTACCTGCAGACCTCGCTGGACATGAAGGGCGACATGATCGGCGCGTTCCCCGCCGTTCAGGCCATCAAGACCGTCGCCACCGAGCGGATGCTCAGCGCGGCCCAGCACTACCAGCAGCTCGTCGGCGGCGAGGGCTACCGCAGCGGGTCCCCCACCAACATCTCCGCCCAGGCGTTCCTCGACGCGCGCGTCTACACCATCTTCGACGGGACCAACGACCTGCTCAGCCAGCAGCTCACCGAGTACTGCCTCGCCAGGACCGACGGCCGGCCGCTCAGCGAGTTCCTCGCCGAGTGGCCCCTCACGGCCGCCGCCGTCACCGAGCACCGGCTGGACCTGGGCTTCCTCGACCAGAACCTCGAGCAGGAGCACCGGGTCCTGGCCGGGCGCGCGATCGCCTACGCGTTCTCGATCGGCCGGGTCATGCGGTGGGCCGACGAGACCGACGCGGCCCCCGCCGAGGCGCGGGCGGCCATCGAGTTCCTCAAGGCCGA
The DNA window shown above is from Thermomonospora umbrina and carries:
- a CDS encoding acyl-CoA dehydrogenase family protein, which codes for MTKDLLSLSTNDYIAGIEAVAARFDSATYPQQNLPADDWTLLTRAGVLLPTLPKEFGGRDSHLEMCRVIETVSEWNLPLGMYVTVITGVALRPIALWADDEAKQEVLPHYSGGDPMVAGFASTEPGCGSAMSGMTTTFEEVEGGYRIRGRKHWQAFSLSAHWWLVSAKNDEHGREYGYFIVKRSEGFRTVQPYEPLGLKVIDYGLNEIDAVVPRHRRIRAEGGNLRPMVEMLMASRALMAAMGAGFLRRISREAHAYADRRIIGRGPMSGIRFVRYRLAAIDTSYTVCAALNHYLQTSLDMKGDMIGAFPAVQAIKTVATERMLSAAQHYQQLVGGEGYRSGSPTNISAQAFLDARVYTIFDGTNDLLSQQLTEYCLARTDGRPLSEFLAEWPLTAAAVTEHRLDLGFLDQNLEQEHRVLAGRAIAYAFSIGRVMRWADETDAAPAEARAAIEFLKADIAGVAGEFRLLATGVLGDEDEAPAETSFSRSVPVPASV